From Camelina sativa cultivar DH55 chromosome 5, Cs, whole genome shotgun sequence:
TTCCCTTCTCCAAGAATTGCAGGTTCTCAGATTCTTTTCTCTTTGTAGCTTCTTCATTttctccagattttgtttcgaAATTTCGATTGGGATCGTCTCTATCTCCTTTGATTATGAGTTTCCGACGGTTCATTGGCTCGTTTCCGTAACGCAATTTGAAAATCGAATTTGGTGATTTTATAGGGTTTATGCTCTTCTCGTCACTGTCCTGTTAGATTCGGTTCCAGGCCAAATTTGTCAATTCTCGCTTcaatgttcttcttctttgtcgtTGAATTGCCGAATTATGCCTCCGCGGTTACATTTGCTTACAGTTTTTAGGTTAACCTGTGAAAGAAGAACTAATTTTATCTTGGGTTGGTTTTAGTATAATGCATTTCTTAGTTACTCTCGTTTATTTCACTAATAGGAGCACTAATCGGAATTAGAATTAAGATACCATACCACTAATGATGAATGGTGAGGATGTCTATTTGTGTGGCAGTTGAGCATGTatgtttcctttgtttcttACTTAAACCCTACTTGAGCAggaatattttatatgtttaacaCTGTTTTTATTGTGGTGTAGATAATATGGGATGAGATTGGTGAAAGCTACAATGACAGGGATAAGATGCTGCTTGAACTTGAGCAGGAATGTCTggatatatacaacaaaaaggTTGAGAAAACTCGCAAGTACAGAGCTGAGTTGCAGCGTTCATTAGCTCAAGCTGAAGCTGAGATTGCCAGCCTCATGTCTGCACTTGGTGAAAAAGTTTCGTTTCCAAGGGTATGGTACTCTTAGCATCACtctatctttttgtttcatagaGAACATATACGATTgtcttatatatgtttattaatttttgtttgagaagaaagaaggctCTCTGAAGGAGCAGATATCCACTGTCAAGCCTGTATTGGAAGATCTAGTGATGAAAAAGGATCTGCGAAGGAAAGAACTCTCTGAGACACTGACTCAAATAGCAGAGATCTCTTCTAACATAGCGGGAAATGATTACCCTGTTACTTCTGGTCCAGAAATTGATGAAAGTGACTTGACACAAAGAAAGTTGGATGAACTTAGAGCACATCTGCAGGATCTTCGTAATGAAAAGGTGTTTTTACATTTATATCTACACGTATTTGTTTGCAAATGTTTCTGGTTAATGTGCTTATCATCTTTATTTCAATTTCAGGCTGTTCGACTGCAGAAAGTAAACTCTTACATCAGTGCTGTCCATGAGCTGTCAGAGATTATGTCGTTTGATTTCTCGAAGGCACTGAGTAGTGTTCATAGTAGCTTGACCGAGTTATCAAAGACTCATTCGAAAAGCATTAGCAATGATACTCTTGCTAGGTTAGCAGAACTTGTAAAGTCTCTGAAGGAGGAGAAACATGAGAGGTTGATCAAGGTAATAAAAAAGAATTCTAAACAAATGTATAAGAAATGCAATTTTTATTGGTGGGCTCTTATTTAACCTTGCACCAGCTTTCACGGAAATGAATTCAGGAACCCCATGAAAGCAAACCACAGCTAGTAGGGATTGATAccttaaaattattgtttgtttcAGCTACAAGGTTTGGGGAGAAGCATGCAAGAGCTGTGGAATATAATGGAAACACCTATGGATGAGAGGAGAAGATTTGACCATTGCAGTGACTTACTTTCTGGTCTAGCTGATGATGCCTTGAAAAAGGGATGTCTCGGTCTGGACATTATCCGGGAGGTATTggatcttgtttttattttggttagctAGCATTATCATCTACCCGTATATGTCTAATCTTTTGGCTATAGGCCAAAGATGAAGTTAAAAGACTAAACACCCTGAAGTCCAGCAAAATGAAGGAATTGGTGTTTAAGAGGCAGTGTGAACTAGAAGAGATCTGCATAGGGAATCATATGGACATCAATAGTGATGCTGCAAGAAAGAATCTTTTTAACCGCATTGAATCTGGTACGATACACATTCTGCTTGAGTAGATCGATTAATCAATTTAGTACTTCAGTTTGGCAGTGTTATCTTGTCCTTTTCCTTGCCTTTCAAACGTATAGTGCTTGCACACCTTAGTAAGAgcattatgaaaaatatatggaaaaaataaataaatggaagTCTGAAGCTCAAGCATAAATAATTCATACTTTGCTCTTATCTTCTCTTTCGTATGCTTTCCTATAAATGGTAGCCTTTCTTCCTTTCCTTATTGACTAATGACTATACCAAATAAGATATCTTATCCAATGTTGCTAGCCGTTGCTCCCCTCTTCGACTATCTGTAGTTTTGCATCTCTATTTCATATGTCATGTGTCAAGTTTGCCCCAATGTTTTTCTCCTAGATTTGTAACGAAGATGCGTCATGAG
This genomic window contains:
- the LOC104785610 gene encoding 65-kDa microtubule-associated protein 5, whose amino-acid sequence is MSPSSATTCTSLLQELQIIWDEIGESYNDRDKMLLELEQECLDIYNKKVEKTRKYRAELQRSLAQAEAEIASLMSALGEKVSFPRKEGSLKEQISTVKPVLEDLVMKKDLRRKELSETLTQIAEISSNIAGNDYPVTSGPEIDESDLTQRKLDELRAHLQDLRNEKAVRLQKVNSYISAVHELSEIMSFDFSKALSSVHSSLTELSKTHSKSISNDTLARLAELVKSLKEEKHERLIKLQGLGRSMQELWNIMETPMDERRRFDHCSDLLSGLADDALKKGCLGLDIIREAKDEVKRLNTLKSSKMKELVFKRQCELEEICIGNHMDINSDAARKNLFNRIESGDGDLYDILASIDGEIEKAKAEALSRKEILDKVDKWRHSKEEEKWLDDYEKDENRFSAVRGAHKNLKRAEKARSLISKIPAMIDVLITKVKSWEKERGVPFLCDKHPLLQTLEEDIAMRAQREEEKRQCREQKRLQGQLATEKEAKYGSKSAKKKPLGQSLNTDNVTKTPIGRRIGSTPGRSAISGGKDCRGNSVIPLNYVALQKED